A portion of the Gammaproteobacteria bacterium genome contains these proteins:
- a CDS encoding glycosyltransferase encodes MKKRKLLILCQKQWGYHVDTYKYATLLTNEFDITYVCWDYGFDKIDHEGICVKYISRNGSLLARNIKYLSAASKEISTSQCDICFIKYFRGCSLLKIMHRKALFVFDVRTGAVGNNRLKRATYDFFMKFESRFFRNVTVISKSLSVRLGFKEKAYILPLGSDVISKVDKQFDSIRLLYIGTLNGRDISKTIEGFGKFLQHYGNKIDAIYSIAGDGKEMPLLKEKIRYYGLEKTVHLLGQIPFCNLKPLMDSHNIGVSFVPCTDYFDCQPVTKTFDYLLSGLPVIATATKENKAVIHEANGVCINDSAEGFYKGITKIWENRDSYQSRSIRESAKLYEWKHIAADLIKYLHCLIDHK; translated from the coding sequence ATGAAAAAGCGAAAACTACTTATACTTTGTCAAAAGCAGTGGGGATACCACGTTGATACATATAAATACGCAACATTATTAACTAACGAATTCGATATTACATATGTATGTTGGGACTATGGTTTCGATAAAATTGATCATGAAGGCATCTGTGTAAAATATATTTCTCGGAATGGCTCGCTATTGGCACGAAACATTAAATATTTATCCGCAGCTTCAAAAGAAATTTCTACTTCCCAGTGTGATATATGTTTTATAAAATACTTTAGAGGCTGCTCACTGTTAAAAATAATGCATAGAAAGGCCTTGTTTGTATTTGACGTTCGAACAGGGGCTGTTGGAAATAACAGATTAAAAAGAGCAACATATGACTTCTTCATGAAATTTGAATCCCGTTTTTTTCGCAATGTAACCGTCATATCCAAATCACTATCAGTTCGCCTCGGTTTTAAAGAGAAGGCCTATATATTACCGCTAGGTTCAGATGTAATTTCTAAAGTTGACAAGCAGTTCGACTCAATTCGATTATTATATATTGGCACATTGAATGGTCGTGATATTTCAAAAACAATTGAAGGCTTTGGGAAATTCTTACAACATTATGGTAATAAAATTGATGCTATATACTCCATAGCAGGAGATGGCAAAGAGATGCCATTACTAAAAGAAAAAATCCGTTACTATGGGCTGGAGAAAACAGTCCATTTATTAGGACAAATCCCTTTTTGTAATCTCAAACCATTAATGGACTCACATAATATCGGCGTTTCATTTGTGCCTTGCACCGACTATTTTGATTGCCAGCCCGTGACAAAAACATTTGATTATTTATTATCAGGTCTGCCTGTTATTGCAACAGCCACAAAAGAAAACAAGGCTGTTATTCATGAAGCTAATGGTGTTTGCATTAATGACAGCGCAGAAGGCTTTTATAAGGGCATCACCAAAATATGGGAAAACAGGGACTCTTATCAATCCAGAAGTATTAGAGAAAGTGCCAAGTTATATGAGTGGAAACATATCGCTGCTGATTTAATAAAATACTTACACTGCTTAATTGATCATAAATAG
- a CDS encoding helix-hairpin-helix domain-containing protein codes for MKFNEEEKAKLLSLNGVGSTVIKRFEEIGISSFKELSKYSVDEVANRVADMLGTTCWKNSPQARAAIKSALELAKKG; via the coding sequence ATGAAGTTTAATGAAGAAGAAAAAGCAAAATTACTGAGCCTCAATGGAGTGGGATCTACGGTGATTAAGCGATTTGAAGAAATAGGAATTAGTTCATTTAAAGAACTGAGTAAATATAGCGTCGATGAGGTTGCGAATAGAGTGGCGGACATGCTTGGAACGACTTGTTGGAAGAATAGTCCACAAGCACGAGCAGCCATAAAATCCGCATTAGAACTGGCCAAAAAGGGATAA
- the gltX gene encoding glutamate--tRNA ligase, protein MSVRTRFAPSPTGYLHVGGARTALFSWLYARKHGGSFILRIEDTDRERSTAESVNAILEGMTWLGLEYDEGPLYQTDRFARYDEVIQKLLKEDKAYYCYCSKDKLEIMRAKQMARKEKPRYDGCCRDGVETSPEGVAPVVRFRNPQKGSVVIEDQVRGRVVFQNSELDDLILARSDGTPTYNLTVVVDDLDMGLTHIIRGDDHLNNTPRQINIMKALDVADIPSYAHVPMILGDDGKRLSKRHGAVSVMQYRDEGYLPEALLNYLVRLGWSHGDQEIFSLDELIELFDDKNINNSASTFNTSKLLWLNHHYIMNGAPEHVAHHLSWHMGRLGIDPSQGPSLIDVVLAMRERSKTLVEMAEGSVFFYKDFDEFDAKAAKKNLKPAVQKPLSALCEQLETLVSWKGEAIHNAIIEVAERFEIKMGKLAQPLRVAITGNSMSPPIDITAELIGKEGVLKRINLALEYIRNRIGEN, encoded by the coding sequence ATGAGTGTTCGTACCCGTTTTGCACCGAGTCCAACTGGTTATTTACATGTCGGTGGCGCGCGCACCGCGCTTTTTTCATGGCTCTATGCTCGCAAGCATGGCGGCTCGTTTATTTTACGGATTGAGGATACTGATCGGGAGCGTTCCACGGCTGAATCTGTGAATGCGATTTTGGAAGGGATGACATGGTTAGGGCTGGAGTATGATGAAGGCCCGTTATATCAGACCGACCGTTTTGCCCGGTATGACGAAGTGATCCAGAAGCTTTTGAAAGAAGATAAAGCCTACTACTGTTACTGCTCAAAAGATAAATTGGAAATAATGCGAGCCAAACAGATGGCTCGCAAAGAGAAGCCTCGTTACGATGGGTGTTGTCGAGACGGGGTGGAGACCTCCCCTGAAGGTGTTGCGCCTGTCGTACGCTTCAGAAATCCACAGAAAGGTTCAGTGGTGATTGAAGATCAGGTGCGTGGTCGAGTCGTTTTCCAAAACAGTGAACTGGACGATCTGATTCTTGCACGTTCTGATGGTACTCCGACTTATAACCTTACCGTTGTGGTTGATGATTTGGATATGGGGTTAACCCATATTATTCGGGGTGACGATCACCTGAATAATACACCGCGCCAGATCAATATTATGAAAGCATTGGATGTTGCTGATATCCCGAGTTACGCCCATGTTCCCATGATTTTAGGGGATGATGGCAAGCGGCTTTCAAAGCGACATGGTGCTGTGAGTGTCATGCAGTATCGTGATGAGGGGTACTTGCCTGAAGCGCTGTTAAATTATTTGGTTCGGCTGGGTTGGTCTCATGGGGATCAGGAAATATTTTCTTTAGACGAACTGATTGAGCTTTTTGATGATAAAAACATCAATAATTCAGCATCCACTTTCAACACAAGCAAGCTGCTCTGGTTGAACCATCACTACATAATGAATGGTGCACCTGAACATGTTGCCCATCATTTGAGTTGGCATATGGGGAGGTTGGGTATTGACCCAAGTCAGGGGCCAAGTCTTATTGATGTTGTACTTGCAATGAGAGAGCGATCAAAAACATTGGTTGAAATGGCGGAAGGTAGCGTCTTTTTTTACAAAGACTTTGATGAATTTGATGCTAAAGCGGCTAAAAAGAACTTAAAACCTGCAGTTCAAAAACCACTGTCGGCATTGTGTGAGCAGTTGGAAACACTGGTGTCTTGGAAGGGGGAGGCGATACACAATGCAATCATTGAGGTGGCCGAGCGTTTTGAGATAAAAATGGGTAAGTTGGCTCAACCACTTCGTGTAGCGATCACGGGCAATTCAATGTCACCACCGATTGATATTACTGCAGAGTTGATTGGAAAAGAGGGCGTACTAAAACGTATCAATTTAGCGCTGGAATATATCCGTAATCGTATTGGTGAAAATTAA
- the rlmB gene encoding 23S rRNA (guanosine(2251)-2'-O)-methyltransferase RlmB — protein MSQAILSVKKNEVFIYGQHAVAAALKQRPKAMCGMWFDSSRRDERMNSLFQLAEKYSVQQHPVSKKDLDEVFPDSTHQGVVAIVKSVSPRGEGDLQELLKHLDEPPFLLILDHIQDPHNLGACIRTANACGVHAVIAPKDRAVGLTPVVRKVSCGATESTPFVQVTNLARTMRMLQQEGVWMIGAAMEGASSVHEAALTGPLALVMGAEGRGLRRLTRENCDALVNIPMTGDVESLNVSVAAGVCLFEAVRQRSQK, from the coding sequence GTGAGCCAAGCCATACTTAGCGTAAAGAAAAATGAAGTGTTCATTTATGGCCAGCATGCGGTCGCTGCCGCGCTCAAACAGCGTCCTAAAGCAATGTGCGGGATGTGGTTTGATAGCTCACGCCGTGATGAGCGTATGAACTCTTTGTTTCAACTGGCTGAAAAGTATTCAGTGCAGCAGCACCCTGTTTCTAAAAAGGATCTTGATGAGGTTTTTCCAGATTCAACACACCAAGGCGTGGTCGCAATTGTTAAAAGTGTCTCCCCGCGTGGCGAAGGTGATTTACAAGAGCTGCTCAAACATCTGGATGAACCCCCTTTTTTATTGATTCTGGATCATATACAAGATCCTCATAATTTAGGGGCATGCATACGCACGGCGAATGCATGTGGTGTGCATGCGGTGATTGCGCCTAAAGATCGAGCTGTGGGGCTGACACCCGTGGTGCGAAAAGTATCCTGTGGCGCGACTGAAAGCACCCCCTTTGTACAGGTGACGAATTTGGCACGTACGATGCGTATGTTGCAACAAGAAGGGGTCTGGATGATCGGTGCCGCAATGGAGGGGGCGAGCTCTGTTCATGAGGCTGCGTTGACGGGGCCGCTTGCTTTGGTGATGGGTGCAGAAGGGCGTGGTTTGCGCCGCCTGACTCGAGAAAATTGTGATGCATTGGTGAATATTCCAATGACAGGTGATGTAGAAAGTCTAAATGTCTCAGTTGCTGCGGGCGTTTGTCTTTTTGAGGCGGTCAGGCAGAGAAGTCAAAAATAG
- a CDS encoding glycosyltransferase family 4 protein, whose amino-acid sequence MAKKVLLIQPGYAHYRDELFSILSKRYDLFILYEKKKKVYPGAERPKGDNHRFIIQTPLFKWLNYILSLVRSNPDIVVTSTSTSLRTLVAYLYSRLFGKKFILWILEWQEPVYDINTFAGNIKRLRKAIANKIILKSDALLVGGSASYNYALSLGKKSDEIFTATQCAKDLYANGQKRRVKANDVVFIYLSRIIKWKGLDFLIRAFSKLENESDNVKLIIAGDGPFRKECVELCENLQSENVTFLGSVDSSDVNDIYSSADIFVLPSITYRNSYEAWGLVVNEAMSMKMPVITTDAVGAAYDLVKDNGIVVKNANVDELYQAMKKILSMNLNLLGEASRKIFVSKNDYYKMADGFTSAIEYVSGK is encoded by the coding sequence AAAGATATGATTTGTTTATATTGTATGAAAAAAAGAAAAAGGTTTATCCTGGTGCTGAACGACCTAAGGGTGATAATCATAGGTTCATCATACAGACCCCGCTATTTAAATGGCTCAATTATATACTTTCTCTCGTGCGTAGTAATCCGGATATTGTTGTTACCTCCACATCTACATCATTAAGAACATTAGTTGCGTATCTATATTCGAGACTTTTCGGTAAAAAATTTATTCTATGGATACTTGAATGGCAGGAGCCTGTCTATGATATAAATACGTTTGCGGGAAATATTAAGAGACTCAGGAAGGCTATAGCAAACAAAATAATTCTGAAGTCTGATGCGTTACTTGTTGGGGGAAGTGCTTCATATAATTATGCTTTGTCGCTTGGGAAAAAAAGTGATGAAATTTTCACGGCTACTCAATGTGCTAAAGATTTGTATGCAAATGGTCAAAAAAGAAGAGTAAAAGCCAATGATGTGGTATTTATTTATTTAAGCCGAATTATCAAATGGAAAGGGCTTGATTTTTTGATAAGAGCATTTTCAAAGCTCGAAAATGAATCAGATAACGTAAAATTGATAATAGCTGGTGACGGACCATTCAGAAAAGAGTGTGTTGAGCTATGTGAAAATTTGCAAAGTGAAAATGTCACGTTTTTGGGTAGCGTAGACTCTAGTGATGTTAATGATATATATAGTAGTGCTGATATATTTGTTCTTCCATCTATTACTTACAGAAACAGTTATGAAGCGTGGGGGCTTGTCGTTAATGAAGCTATGAGCATGAAAATGCCTGTAATAACCACTGATGCAGTTGGAGCAGCTTACGATCTTGTAAAGGATAATGGAATAGTTGTAAAAAATGCTAATGTCGATGAACTTTATCAAGCTATGAAGAAAATTTTATCAATGAATTTGAATCTTCTTGGAGAAGCATCAAGGAAAATATTTGTGAGTAAAAATGATTATTATAAGATGGCTGATGGTTTTACCAGTGCTATAGAATATGTGTCAGGAAAATAG
- a CDS encoding histidine kinase: protein MQDLLFLEHITPLLLHVLVFLGLAYLFTKTPVFTDLVNNTLSLPDKIVIYLVFSGFCILGTFLSEQSFESESAIANTRAIGAVLGGLLGGPVVGFFVGFTGGIHRVWYMSSPTDPIHYIDIACAVATTFEGLLAGFVHYYLSHRGRMERLFSPRAVFLVTLIAVLGHMLIILLFGLFFNEISKTWVLIKEIAPPMLIANSAGVALIMYMIKEQKRACDTLRSSTTAWQIAEKTASIIFTRFNPESSKQITEIIQQETQVGAVAITDKKRLLAFTGLGDDHHIPGSLIASEDTLEAIKNNKVIFRRNYQCRREAFCGLGSVLIIPLKDDVYNQVIGTIRLYEPKNKLFRNINRKLGENIAELLSSKILAGRYERQRELRIEDQYKLLTAQVNPHFLYNALATISHITKKQPERARDLLHHLSDFFRKSLETSDDTITLRSELEHIKSYLAIEKARFEDRLQIHIDIPEYLFDQVIPVFTLQPIVENAIKHGTSELLGTGVIKISCATNSDKLTLTVEDNAGLYIKNSPHGIGLKIDERIKIRYGQDYGITISCEPEQWTQVNIRLPYNKE, encoded by the coding sequence ATGCAAGACCTTCTATTTTTAGAACACATCACTCCTTTATTGCTGCACGTTCTCGTGTTTTTAGGTTTAGCTTATTTATTCACCAAAACACCTGTGTTTACTGACCTGGTCAACAACACGCTCTCTCTACCAGATAAAATTGTTATCTATCTGGTATTTTCCGGTTTTTGTATTCTGGGAACATTTCTAAGCGAGCAATCATTTGAATCAGAGAGTGCAATAGCCAACACCAGAGCCATTGGGGCGGTACTCGGTGGACTATTGGGTGGCCCTGTCGTTGGCTTTTTTGTCGGGTTCACTGGGGGAATTCATCGAGTTTGGTACATGTCATCACCGACGGACCCTATTCACTATATTGATATCGCCTGTGCGGTGGCCACCACATTCGAAGGACTTCTAGCAGGTTTTGTACACTACTACTTATCACATCGCGGCCGAATGGAGCGTCTATTTTCTCCTAGAGCTGTCTTTTTAGTCACCCTGATTGCCGTGCTGGGACACATGTTAATTATTTTACTATTCGGACTATTTTTTAACGAAATATCCAAGACTTGGGTTTTGATTAAGGAGATTGCGCCGCCGATGTTAATTGCTAACTCTGCAGGTGTAGCATTGATCATGTATATGATCAAGGAACAAAAACGTGCTTGTGACACACTCCGCAGCAGCACGACGGCATGGCAAATTGCAGAGAAAACCGCAAGCATCATATTTACTCGATTTAACCCAGAATCCAGCAAGCAAATTACTGAAATCATACAACAGGAAACCCAAGTAGGTGCTGTCGCCATTACCGATAAAAAAAGGCTACTCGCATTTACTGGCTTGGGGGATGATCATCACATACCCGGCTCACTCATTGCTTCAGAAGATACTCTGGAGGCAATTAAGAATAATAAAGTGATATTCAGGCGAAACTATCAGTGCAGACGCGAAGCGTTCTGTGGATTGGGTTCGGTATTGATTATTCCTCTCAAAGATGATGTTTACAATCAGGTGATTGGTACCATCAGGCTATATGAACCTAAAAATAAACTATTTCGTAACATTAATAGAAAGCTGGGTGAAAATATTGCTGAGCTTCTGTCCAGCAAGATTCTCGCCGGTCGTTATGAACGCCAACGAGAATTACGCATTGAAGACCAATACAAGCTATTAACTGCGCAAGTCAATCCGCATTTCCTCTATAATGCACTCGCAACCATCAGCCATATCACAAAAAAACAACCCGAAAGAGCGCGTGATTTATTGCATCATTTATCGGATTTTTTCAGAAAAAGCCTGGAAACATCTGATGATACCATCACGCTTCGATCCGAGCTGGAACATATCAAATCTTATCTCGCAATAGAAAAAGCACGTTTTGAAGACCGCTTGCAAATTCATATTGATATTCCAGAGTATTTATTTGATCAAGTGATTCCTGTTTTTACGTTACAACCGATTGTTGAAAATGCCATAAAACATGGCACAAGTGAATTACTTGGCACAGGCGTAATCAAGATCAGCTGTGCGACAAATAGTGATAAGCTGACCTTGACCGTCGAAGATAATGCGGGTCTGTATATAAAAAACAGCCCGCATGGAATCGGACTGAAAATAGATGAACGGATTAAAATACGCTACGGTCAGGATTATGGAATTACTATTTCATGTGAACCGGAGCAGTGGACTCAAGTCAATATCCGCCTGCCATATAATAAGGAGTAA
- the btsR gene encoding two-component system response regulator BtsR, with translation MINALIVDDEPHARDDLEEKIGADPDFNIVGKCANAFEAIKEINSKRPNVVFLDIIMPKISGIEMLRMLDKDDMPRIVFVTAYPEYAIEAFEKNAIDFLLKPVKTDRLNITLERLKEDYRPQPDIVKILSTTMQFIPCYKDGCNYLINVKDVCRAFSTTTTGVHIVTGKNCEEFHTDLSLKVLEENTPLVRCYRQHLVDPDCIKMITKQENGLGEIHTVSGAIIPVSRKYMKDFCTIS, from the coding sequence ATGATTAATGCCCTCATTGTTGATGATGAACCTCACGCGCGTGATGATCTGGAAGAAAAGATCGGGGCAGACCCTGATTTTAACATCGTGGGTAAATGCGCCAATGCATTCGAAGCAATTAAAGAGATCAACAGCAAGCGCCCGAATGTTGTTTTTCTTGATATCATCATGCCCAAAATATCAGGCATAGAGATGCTTCGCATGCTGGATAAAGATGACATGCCACGCATTGTTTTTGTCACCGCTTACCCTGAATATGCAATCGAAGCATTTGAAAAAAATGCTATCGACTTTTTATTAAAACCTGTAAAAACAGATCGTTTAAACATCACATTAGAGCGTCTTAAAGAGGACTATCGACCACAGCCTGATATCGTAAAAATCTTATCTACAACCATGCAATTTATTCCCTGCTACAAAGATGGTTGCAACTATCTCATCAATGTCAAAGATGTCTGTCGTGCATTCTCCACTACTACTACGGGAGTGCATATTGTTACGGGCAAAAATTGCGAGGAATTTCATACCGACCTTTCTTTAAAAGTGCTTGAAGAAAATACTCCATTAGTACGATGTTACCGACAACATTTAGTCGATCCAGACTGTATAAAAATGATCACAAAGCAGGAAAATGGTTTAGGAGAGATTCACACCGTTAGCGGTGCGATCATCCCCGTCAGCCGAAAATATATGAAAGATTTTTGCACTATTTCTTGA
- the rnr gene encoding ribonuclease R, whose translation MALFNDESLLLSSKQIAETLEYDDEDRLEALRRRLIAMERDGQLICNRRGKYGLLSKMALLKGRVIGHPDGFGFLTPEDGGDDLFLSGRQMQSLLHGDTVVARVVGQDRRGRREGAVVEVLERAIRQVVGRFHEKDDVTYVVPDDKRLNQDFMIPVSHQGQAKKGDIVVAEIVAYPTRHARTVARIAEVIGKHMAPGMEIEIAVRNYDLPDSFSESIEKEMSGLAEEVPSSAWSGRKDIRDLPLVTIDGEDARDFDDAVYCEKTAEGWRLLVAIADVSSYVKTGTALDEEAFKRGNSVYFPGNVIPMLPEVLSNGLCSINPDVNRLCMVCELEINDQAEVLNSRFFDAVMCSHARLTYTKVAAIVVDGDEVLTAEYKAVLPTLKELHSLYKVLLTGREKRGAIDFETTETQIVFGDDRKIERITPLVRNDAHKMIEEFMILANVAAARFLGENNIPIPYRIHKGPTTEKLQGLREFLGELGLKLGGGDTPAAADYGALLKKSRERPDAHLVQTVLLRSMSQALYTPDNIGHFGLGFDDYAHFTSPIRRYPDLLVHRAIRHVLSGKTAETFTYSHNDMVSLGEHCSSTERRADEATRDVESWLKCEYIEDKIGEVFDSIITSVTGFGFFAELNEIYVDGLVHITSLGDEYFVFDPAKQRLTGEHSNKTYRLGDKVRVRIAKVNLDERKIDFELEDGVERKPKPKPKPKRRRTKRK comes from the coding sequence ATGGCACTTTTCAATGATGAGAGTCTTCTACTTTCATCTAAGCAGATTGCTGAAACTTTGGAATATGATGATGAAGATCGTCTGGAGGCATTGCGCCGTCGCTTAATCGCTATGGAGCGAGATGGGCAGTTGATATGCAACCGTCGTGGGAAGTATGGCTTGCTAAGCAAGATGGCTTTACTTAAAGGGCGTGTTATTGGTCATCCAGATGGTTTTGGATTTTTAACACCGGAAGATGGTGGGGATGATCTGTTTTTATCAGGGCGACAGATGCAGTCATTGCTGCATGGTGACACGGTTGTAGCAAGGGTTGTCGGTCAAGATCGCCGTGGGCGGCGAGAAGGAGCCGTTGTTGAGGTTCTGGAGCGTGCTATTCGGCAGGTGGTGGGGCGTTTTCATGAAAAAGATGATGTGACGTATGTGGTTCCTGATGATAAACGTCTGAATCAAGATTTCATGATTCCTGTCAGCCATCAAGGTCAGGCAAAAAAAGGCGATATCGTGGTTGCCGAGATCGTCGCCTATCCAACACGCCATGCACGAACAGTTGCCCGTATTGCTGAAGTGATTGGCAAGCACATGGCGCCTGGTATGGAGATTGAAATTGCAGTGCGCAATTATGATCTGCCGGACTCATTTTCAGAGTCAATCGAAAAAGAGATGTCAGGGCTAGCAGAAGAGGTTCCGTCTAGCGCCTGGTCAGGGCGAAAAGATATTCGTGACTTGCCTTTGGTGACGATTGATGGTGAAGATGCGCGTGATTTTGATGATGCTGTCTATTGCGAAAAAACAGCCGAAGGGTGGCGACTGCTGGTGGCGATTGCCGATGTCTCTTCCTATGTAAAAACAGGGACGGCGTTAGATGAGGAGGCATTTAAACGGGGGAACTCGGTCTATTTTCCTGGTAATGTCATTCCCATGTTGCCGGAAGTGTTATCGAATGGATTGTGTTCAATTAATCCCGATGTGAACCGCTTGTGTATGGTTTGTGAATTAGAGATTAATGATCAAGCAGAAGTTTTAAATTCACGATTTTTTGATGCTGTTATGTGCTCTCATGCGCGTTTAACCTACACTAAAGTGGCGGCAATAGTGGTGGACGGTGATGAAGTGCTAACTGCTGAATATAAAGCAGTGCTGCCTACGTTAAAAGAGCTTCATTCTTTATATAAAGTGCTGCTTACGGGTAGGGAAAAGCGTGGCGCAATTGATTTTGAAACCACTGAAACCCAAATTGTTTTTGGTGATGATCGAAAAATTGAGCGTATTACCCCGTTGGTACGTAATGATGCTCACAAGATGATTGAAGAGTTTATGATTCTTGCAAATGTCGCGGCGGCTCGTTTTCTTGGTGAAAATAATATCCCGATTCCTTACCGAATTCATAAAGGGCCAACGACAGAAAAATTACAGGGTTTGCGTGAATTTCTTGGCGAATTAGGGTTGAAACTGGGAGGAGGGGATACCCCTGCAGCGGCTGATTATGGTGCACTTTTGAAAAAATCAAGAGAACGCCCTGATGCCCATCTGGTTCAAACCGTATTACTGAGAAGCATGAGTCAAGCGCTGTATACCCCCGACAATATTGGCCACTTTGGTTTGGGGTTTGATGACTACGCTCATTTTACATCTCCCATTCGTCGTTACCCGGACTTATTGGTGCATCGAGCGATTCGGCACGTACTGAGTGGTAAAACGGCAGAAACATTCACATACAGTCACAATGATATGGTCTCGTTGGGTGAGCACTGTTCATCAACAGAGCGTCGTGCAGATGAAGCAACACGCGATGTGGAAAGTTGGCTGAAGTGTGAATATATAGAAGATAAAATTGGTGAAGTTTTTGACTCCATAATTACTTCCGTTACAGGCTTTGGTTTTTTTGCTGAGCTGAACGAAATCTATGTGGATGGACTAGTTCATATCACGTCATTGGGGGACGAATACTTTGTTTTTGACCCTGCTAAACAGCGCCTGACGGGTGAGCATTCGAATAAAACATATCGTTTGGGTGATAAAGTACGAGTCCGTATCGCTAAGGTTAATCTGGATGAACGCAAAATTGACTTTGAGCTAGAGGATGGAGTTGAGCGTAAGCCTAAGCCTAAGCCCAAACCCAAACGCCGTCGGACAAAACGTAAGTGA